A portion of the Glycine max cultivar Williams 82 chromosome 10, Glycine_max_v4.0, whole genome shotgun sequence genome contains these proteins:
- the LOC100804320 gene encoding 50S ribosomal protein L28, chloroplastic, giving the protein MATASASCAVSFRNSFGVSKPSDLGFLSSRLNGLRICFPKLPPTPLTASPFPTPLPIVAKRVCPFTGKKSNRANKVSFSNHKTKKLQFVNLQYKRIWWEAGKRYVKLRLSTKALKTIEKNGLDAVAKKAGIDLRKK; this is encoded by the exons ATGGCAACGGCGAGTGCAAGTTGTGCGGTATCATTTAGAAACAGCTTCGGTGTGAGTAAACCCT cggATCTTGGGTTCTTGAGCTCTCGTCTGAACGGCCTCAGAATCTGCTTCCCCAAATTGCCACCCACACCCCTCACTGCTTCTCCCTTCCCCACACCCCTCCCTATCGTTGCCA agagAGTGTGTCCCTTCACTGGAAAGAAATCAAACAGGGCCAACAAAGTATCATTTTCAAACCACAAGACAAAGAAACTGCAGTTTGTGAACCTTCAGTACAAGAGAATTTGGTGGGAAGCAGGGAAGCGCTACGTAAAGCTTCGTTTGTCAACTAAGGCATTGAAGACGATAGAGAAGAATGGACTTGATGCAGTTGCAAAGAAGGCTGGAATTGATCTCAGGAAGAAATAA